The Osmia bicornis bicornis chromosome 16, iOsmBic2.1, whole genome shotgun sequence genome includes the window AATATCTgtataaaattagaaattaaatcACGAGGTTAAACATTGACTGAATTAACTAATTACACAGAGCGCGCAAGAGGAACGGGAATCTTTGTTGCAAAAGCAGGAGGAATTAACGTTAGAAGTGAAAAGCTTGAGGGCGGCTGCTGAAGTGAGTGCCGCAGAGACGGAACGATTAACGAAATGCGTGCATCTGCTGGAATCCTCGGTGGAAGCGGCGAATATCGAACGAAAGCAGTTGGATTTAGAGTTGGCGGAGGCCAGGCAGGAGGGTGCGAATCGGAGCATAGAGATTAGTAGGCTAGCCACGTTGTTGGAGAACGCCAGAGCTAAAATCGAAGAACTGGAACAATCGCGGCAGGTGGAGAACAAAAGCGAAGCTGACGAACTGTTGGACGCCGCCAGGAGAGAAAAAGATACTCTGGAGACGCAAGCGGCGGCCTTGCAAGAGCAGTTGGCACGCTCGCATTGCGATCATGATCGCCTTAGAGATCAATACTCGCAACTCCAAGAGGAATACAAAGTATGTTCAACTGAAATCAATAAATTTTAACGTAGAAGATATGCGAGACATTTTAACGTTTCTTTCAGGTAGCAAGAAATAATGCAAAATCAGCGATCGACGACTTAGAGTACAGATTAAATCAATTAAAGGACGAACGATTATCGGTTAGCACGGAACTTCAACTCGTACGGGACTCGTTGGCGGAATTACAGGCGCAGTGTCAGAGACATTTAGAGGATAAAAGAGAGCTGAAAGCTGCGCTGAACGAAGCTCAACGTAAAGAACGGGAAGCTCAAACGCATCAGTACGAATTAGAGCGTGCTTTAGCCGACGAACGTAAACTGAGGCAAGAGGAGATCGCCGAATGGGAACAATTTCAAACGGACTTGCTGATGACCGTACGAGTTGCGAATGATTTTAAAACGGAAGCTCAGAGCGAGTTGGAACGCGTTGTCATGGAGAATAAAGCGCAACGGGATAAACTGAGATCGCTAGAAGCGCAGCTCGATAAGTTGAATAAAGGTAAGTAAAATACCTTTGAAAATCTTATtctacattttattattaccgaCACAGAGGAACGACGTTCACCAAACTTTTTTATAAACATACACGATCAATTAGGGATGCATATTTAATCAGTATTCTTAGGAAAGTGATTCCAGTTTGTAGTAGATATTTTTTATCAGACAAACATTCACGAATcgtcaataaaaaaaaaggagcagAACGTATTATTAATACAATACTTGTtatctgtttttttttcttttttttttcttttttcaatttcatttggaTATCAGGCAACACCGCAGCTCCTCAGTTTAAGACTTTTGGTAACGCCGCTGGAAATTCTCGCAAACCTGCGAGTAATATTCTGAAACGCGGTCGTACTATTATAAAAAGACGGCAAGAGTCCAAGAAAGGTGCGGTAAGAACGAACGTTCTAAAAGCGATCAATGAACCAGGTTCCCGTAAAACGGACGACTCAAAGAAACCGAATTGCACGATTCCTCGAGAGAACGTAGACTCGGATAAGGAATTGTTTTGTTCCAAGGAACCTGAATTAACAGACAAATTAATTTCTGGCGAAGAGGTTGAATTCTGTACCTCTGAGAATACTATAGAGGATAATGAAAAAACTGATGTTTTCGCTTTGGAATCGATCAAAGATACACCTGAAAGATGTTCACCAATGGAATTGGATAATACCGATGGAAAAGTATCGGGCAGAGAAATTTGTGAACTGAAAAGAACAAATTCAAGCGAATTCATGAATGGTACTGAAGATTATCCAAAATTATACATCCAAAATACATCGGTACCTGATGAAAGCATAGCAGCAAAATCCTTTCTGTTGAAAAACATCAAAGGCATTCAGAATATGGGACAAAATTCCTATGGTATTAATATCTCCAACAGTCGGTTTTTCGTCCCTAAAGATTATGTGTATTCCGGGGTGGAGAATGCGCTGGACGATTTGAAATTCGAAGTGGATCCAGAGATGAAGAAGGTGTTGCAAGAAAGTACTCAGGAAAATGATAGCGCTGAAAATTCTCGATTAATTACCATGCAAGAATCTCAAAAATCAGATAAATCTAATTTGAAAGATAAGGAGAATTCTTCAAGATTATGCAAAGAATCAGAGAACTCTTCGAAATTCGAAGATTATTCGCTTAACAAAAGGCGTAGATTGTTCTTGAAAAAGAACGAATCGAGATCTGGAAGTGAAATCGTTGATTCTCTTTTAGATACTAATTACAaacaaaacatttttaattccaCTTTACATAACAGAAGTTTCTCTACTTCCTTGGATGATCTCAATTTTCATAGGATTACTCATTCTTCTGATAATTTTGACAATAACacgaaaaaaggaagaaacaaAGAGCAATTAACGATTGATAACATTAGTAAAAGTGCAATATCCTATAAAGATACGAATAACATCCCATATTCAAGACCAAAAAGTATTCAAACTTTGTACAGAAGATCCGAAGATTTAGATCTGTTGAATGAAGAGCAAGTTAACACAGAAAACACGTGTATGATTCCCAGAAGAGATAAAAATAGGAAAGGCATCGGTACATATACAGAGAAACACAGTTCAATTCTGTCTTCCTTGGAGAATTTACCTAGCTCTGTTACCGATACTTCGGCAACAGCTGTTACTTCACGATTAACATCGAAAGAACCTTTAAAAACTAACGTTCGAACTTTAGATTCCCTAGCTTCAACTACCTCTTTGTCGAAAACTTCTGAAGAAGAAGCTTTGAAATTCGAGAACGATCTACAAGAGACAAGAAAAAATTTAACACTTTGCGAGGCAAACAGATTGAAACGTATGAAGTTCTTGAACATGGATTTGTCGCAGTCTGAATCGGATACCGAGTACAAGATAAAGGATTCTGTTGCCAGTGAACAAAAGAGGTTGCCGAAAAGCGatattttaagtaaaaattcAGACTGTAAAATAAATCAGGACATTGTTAACGATTCAACATCTGCGAGCAAGGATAGATCTCTGATAGGGCGGACATCATCCTTGAGAGAGAAATTTGAAACGATCATAGAGGATGTGGAACTGAGACCAGGACGTCAAATAGGTACAATATGCGACCGTAAGTCGCCAGTAGTGTGGAAACGTGATTGCTTGTATTTGCAGAGTTCAACCCCGTTGTTTTTCCTGGTTTCTTATAGCGATCAACATAAACACTCATACCCTTTCTCGTTGCTAGTCTGATATTCTTCTAGGTCCCACTCTCACCTCTCATATCGtctcaattaattattagcaGCTTATTATGTTCTCTAGTTTTGTCTTCACTCTGGAATTTTTTTGCTTTATGTTTTGTCCCTTGTCAAATTGTATCTTTACACAaagtaaatgtaaataaacgTGTGGATCTTCGGTAACGAAGTGGAAACCTGTAACGGAAGTTTTTTTTTAGAACTTTCTTTTGTTATACTTGTgcttttttttacatgtaaaCATAGTGCttattgcttttttttttgtttcctcATTTGTGAATGTAAAAGATGGACGGTGTAATTTTGATTCATTTTTACAGCGAATCAGAAAGTGACACAGCAACCCCCTCAGAGGCCAGCGAGCACTCCGACTGATACTCAACAGTGCGTATTAACAAGCGTTCAACAAGAAATCGCAGCACGTCGCAAAGCTAATATTTCTCGTCAAGATTCGAGATTGTCTGTAAAATGTTTGATAGAAAGCATAGAGAATGCTACGAAACAAGCAAAAGCAGGTAGGCTGATACTCAACTCGTTGAACCGTTTAACGTAATCCTTTTGGTAGAAGTAATTCTTTGTGATCAGGACCTGGAAGTCGAAGCAGTTCCACGTCATCTCTCAATTCTATCGGAACGAACGATATAATGACGTTGAAAGCTCCGCTCAGGGATCAACAGCAAATCAATAACCTGATCTGCACGGCGAACACAACGAATAACAATAAAACTCAGGCTACTATAGCGAGGAAACCTCTATCGGGTAATtgttcttttataatttacaaaacaaTTATCTACTGTTTTGAAATTGTTTCAATAAGGAGTTACTCATAAATTCCTCTGATACAAATTGTTCCAATGATTAATGCAGAAACAAAGTCAACGGTGCCTGTGGTGTTAAGCCCAGGCGAATTGCTGGACTCGGCCGCTTTAAATGCCAAGGCGATCGACTTTGTCCGTCGCAACAGTGTAACAGATTTATCAGAACGCAAGGATCCTTTGTGCGGTTTGATTAAAAACGGAGGCTCGAAACGGAACGCTTTGCTCAAATGGTGTCAGAACAAAACTTTAGGCTACCGAAACATCGATATCACGAACTTTAGTAGCTCCTGGAACGACGGTTTAGCGTTGTGCGCTATCCTTCATTCCTATCTGccgcataaagtaccgtacgATACGTTAACGCCAGTGGAAAAACGGAGAAACTTCTCGATTGCTTTCTCAGCTGCCGAAAGCGTCGGGATACCTACTACCTTGGTAAGTTTGATTGGTCCAAGTTAGTTTTATATTCTTTAGAATGATAAGCGTATAAACGAGAAGTAATTTCATTCACAGAACATAGGTGAAATGTGTCAATTGGAGCGACCTGATTGGCAACAAGTCATGACATATGTAACCAGTATttacaaacattttgaaaCGTAATTTTTGGTTCGTTGTCTCGTACCGCCGAGGCAGGTCCCTCAACAATGAGAATGTTCTTCGCGAGGATAAATAAGAACAAGATCCATCTAGTCAACCAAATTCTATAGGGAGAAAATTGAATACGgacttttttcaatttccaacGATCGCTGGATTATCAACCACTCTATGCCTATGCTGTATAATGATCACGAGTGAATTTGATGGAACACTAAACACCAAATGGAATTGCTTTTATTATGAGACTGAATGTTTAATTGTATAttcatatataatatatatattatatatatacgttAAGAACCGAGACAAAGAAATTAGAGGCAGGGATTTAAATACCAGAGACGCGCTTCTTCTTTGTACACgaagagaggaaaaagaaaaaagaaaaaaagaggagcAGACGCAAGCTTTATCGAGTCTTCTGTGCGTGAAAATATTGTATGTTTCAGTGCCTCCATTGGCAATGCCAACGATTCTAGCATGCAAGAGAATTTTTGTGATCATCTTCTTGCATTTTTCTAACTAAAAAGTTTCGAATAATATTTTCGTTCCTCGTATCGTATTTTTGTACTTGTATTATTTTTCGAGAAACTTTTGTAAAGTTTTTACGAACGATGTACAGAACAAAGCGCCTTAATTTAAAAGACctaatttattgtatttagTCACGTTTAGTATACTACGAAGCCGAGCAGCAAAATACTAGGAAGAGGGGAACTAAAGAGAGTAAGAGAACGTTGTTTAAGTTCTAATTCTGGAGCTAGTAAGGAACGGATGAATATAAGGATTAAGTTCTCTGTGATATAGCGAGATAGCCCCAAAACAGAGATAAAAACGTTATCGTTATTGctcttattattataattattattattacttatcactactattactattattaataTCATCCTCACTGTCATTGTTGTACCATTGTAGACGATATGCTGTCTGACATAAAACAATAAACTTGCCtaatgattatttaaaaatttctaccTCTAAACGATACCCTGTTTATCATGGGAGATAGGATTTTTCTTTAAGTATAATCGTTGAagaagtaaaaatatttttaatgtattcAATGATATTTACAATTCgtgtttaatatttacaattattcATTCCAGTTTCTTATGTTTTTATACCattcttattttaaaaatgcCTAATTTATCCGTTCCTTCATCACGATTCACTTACATCCATCTTGTCTTGGTCTTTCTCTCCTGAATAATACTCATTAGCTGGTTCAACTATTTTATCAGTGTCTTGTACAT containing:
- the LOC114872174 gene encoding cytospin-A-like isoform X3; its protein translation is MSHLRFPCCTCTVNPETFAYVSVCTEQIEIWRVLYDREDAWENDARSGMSVGSGGRAPFKRASATSIPITSKSTKIRSKPETRATSGAGKKRDVVASLFSPKRPANRKVDRLNRHEAKLEEQHKGQQTQQQQPPTQSQQQQQQQQNPLRQAPSASSLEAKNDNPSVGNWSSLGKEASKGNAKGNCNPKGPGKGSRMQELEREIEVLRKERARLESNLQEASCDAQNLHDLRAELASLKEQHSLELERLAEENEALRARLRDVAHSPLSDSEKQQLLLDVSRLHNSAPASIAIPQDEGSTPVGTVPQDSAQCTTPDWDKHSSSSVSEVSVACLQDRILQMEETHYSTNEELQATIQELSDLQAQLTELQADNERLTEEKDVLLESLCRQTEKLEDSRSKVDTLQGLLLREEQPQEPAKGYNTEREQKLVDLLKSAQEERESLLQKQEELTLEVKSLRAAAEVSAAETERLTKCVHLLESSVEAANIERKQLDLELAEARQEGANRSIEISRLATLLENARAKIEELEQSRQVENKSEADELLDAARREKDTLETQAAALQEQLARSHCDHDRLRDQYSQLQEEYKVARNNAKSAIDDLEYRLNQLKDERLSVSTELQLVRDSLAELQAQCQRHLEDKRELKAALNEAQRKEREAQTHQYELERALADERKLRQEEIAEWEQFQTDLLMTVRVANDFKTEAQSELERVVMENKAQRDKLRSLEAQLDKLNKGNTAAPQFKTFGNAAGNSRKPASNILKRGRTIIKRRQESKKGAVRTNVLKAINEPGSRKTDDSKKPNCTIPRENVDSDKELFCSKEPELTDKLISGEEVEFCTSENTIEDNEKTDVFALESIKDTPERCSPMELDNTDGKVSGREICELKRTNSSEFMNGTEDYPKLYIQNTSVPDESIAAKSFLLKNIKGIQNMGQNSYGINISNSRFFVPKDYVYSGVENALDDLKFEVDPEMKKVLQESTQENDSAENSRLITMQESQKSDKSNLKDKENSSRLCKESENSSKFEDYSLNKRRRLFLKKNESRSGSEIVDSLLDTNYKQNIFNSTLHNRSFSTSLDDLNFHRITHSSDNFDNNTKKGRNKEQLTIDNISKSAISYKDTNNIPYSRPKSIQTLYRRSEDLDLLNEEQVNTENTCMIPRRDKNRKGIGTYTEKHSSILSSLENLPSSVTDTSATAVTSRLTSKEPLKTNVRTLDSLASTTSLSKTSEEEALKFENDLQETRKNLTLCEANRLKRMKFLNMDLSQSESDTEYKIKDSVASEQKRLPKSDILSKNSDCKINQDIVNDSTSASKDRSLIGRTSSLREKFETIIEDVELRPGRQIGTICDPNQKVTQQPPQRPASTPTDTQQCVLTSVQQEIAARRKANISRQDSRLSVKCLIESIENATKQAKAGPGSRSSSTSSLNSIGTNDIMTLKAPLRDQQQINNLICTANTTNNNKTQATIARKPLSETKSTVPVVLSPGELLDSAALNAKAIDFVRRNSVTDLSERKDPLCGLIKNGGSKRNALLKWCQNKTLGYRNIDITNFSSSWNDGLALCAILHSYLPHKVPYDTLTPVEKRRNFSIAFSAAESVGIPTTLNIGEMCQLERPDWQQVMTYVTSIYKHFET
- the LOC114872174 gene encoding cytospin-A-like isoform X6, whose product is MMKFKSLFRRGQQTQQQQPPTQSQQQQQQQQNPLRQAPSASSLEAKNDNPSVGNWSSLGKEASKGNAKGNCNPKGPGKGSRMQELEREIEVLRKERARLESNLQEASCDAQNLHDLRAELASLKEQHSLELERLAEENEALRARLRDVAHSPLSDSEKQQLLLDVSRLHNSAPASIAIPQDEGSTPVGTVPQDSAQCTTPDWDKHSSSSVSEVSVACLQDRILQMEETHYSTNEELQATIQELSDLQAQLTELQADNERLTEEKDVLLESLCRQTEKLEDSRSKVDTLQGLLLREEQPQEPAKGYNTEREQKLVDLLKSAQEERESLLQKQEELTLEVKSLRAAAEVSAAETERLTKCVHLLESSVEAANIERKQLDLELAEARQEGANRSIEISRLATLLENARAKIEELEQSRQVENKSEADELLDAARREKDTLETQAAALQEQLARSHCDHDRLRDQYSQLQEEYKVARNNAKSAIDDLEYRLNQLKDERLSVSTELQLVRDSLAELQAQCQRHLEDKRELKAALNEAQRKEREAQTHQYELERALADERKLRQEEIAEWEQFQTDLLMTVRVANDFKTEAQSELERVVMENKAQRDKLRSLEAQLDKLNKGNTAAPQFKTFGNAAGNSRKPASNILKRGRTIIKRRQESKKGAVRTNVLKAINEPGSRKTDDSKKPNCTIPRENVDSDKELFCSKEPELTDKLISGEEVEFCTSENTIEDNEKTDVFALESIKDTPERCSPMELDNTDGKVSGREICELKRTNSSEFMNGTEDYPKLYIQNTSVPDESIAAKSFLLKNIKGIQNMGQNSYGINISNSRFFVPKDYVYSGVENALDDLKFEVDPEMKKVLQESTQENDSAENSRLITMQESQKSDKSNLKDKENSSRLCKESENSSKFEDYSLNKRRRLFLKKNESRSGSEIVDSLLDTNYKQNIFNSTLHNRSFSTSLDDLNFHRITHSSDNFDNNTKKGRNKEQLTIDNISKSAISYKDTNNIPYSRPKSIQTLYRRSEDLDLLNEEQVNTENTCMIPRRDKNRKGIGTYTEKHSSILSSLENLPSSVTDTSATAVTSRLTSKEPLKTNVRTLDSLASTTSLSKTSEEEALKFENDLQETRKNLTLCEANRLKRMKFLNMDLSQSESDTEYKIKDSVASEQKRLPKSDILSKNSDCKINQDIVNDSTSASKDRSLIGRTSSLREKFETIIEDVELRPGRQIGTICDPNQKVTQQPPQRPASTPTDTQQCVLTSVQQEIAARRKANISRQDSRLSVKCLIESIENATKQAKAGPGSRSSSTSSLNSIGTNDIMTLKAPLRDQQQINNLICTANTTNNNKTQATIARKPLSETKSTVPVVLSPGELLDSAALNAKAIDFVRRNSVTDLSERKDPLCGLIKNGGSKRNALLKWCQNKTLGYRNIDITNFSSSWNDGLALCAILHSYLPHKVPYDTLTPVEKRRNFSIAFSAAESVGIPTTLNIGEMCQLERPDWQQVMTYVTSIYKHFET
- the LOC114872174 gene encoding cytospin-A-like isoform X7, whose protein sequence is MKKRCFSWSTEQHSLELERLAEENEALRARLRDVAHSPLSDSEKQQLLLDVSRLHNSAPASIAIPQDEGSTPVGTVPQDSAQCTTPDWDKHSSSSVSEVSVACLQDRILQMEETHYSTNEELQATIQELSDLQAQLTELQADNERLTEEKDVLLESLCRQTEKLEDSRSKVDTLQGLLLREEQPQEPAKGYNTEREQKLVDLLKSAQEERESLLQKQEELTLEVKSLRAAAEVSAAETERLTKCVHLLESSVEAANIERKQLDLELAEARQEGANRSIEISRLATLLENARAKIEELEQSRQVENKSEADELLDAARREKDTLETQAAALQEQLARSHCDHDRLRDQYSQLQEEYKVARNNAKSAIDDLEYRLNQLKDERLSVSTELQLVRDSLAELQAQCQRHLEDKRELKAALNEAQRKEREAQTHQYELERALADERKLRQEEIAEWEQFQTDLLMTVRVANDFKTEAQSELERVVMENKAQRDKLRSLEAQLDKLNKGNTAAPQFKTFGNAAGNSRKPASNILKRGRTIIKRRQESKKGAVRTNVLKAINEPGSRKTDDSKKPNCTIPRENVDSDKELFCSKEPELTDKLISGEEVEFCTSENTIEDNEKTDVFALESIKDTPERCSPMELDNTDGKVSGREICELKRTNSSEFMNGTEDYPKLYIQNTSVPDESIAAKSFLLKNIKGIQNMGQNSYGINISNSRFFVPKDYVYSGVENALDDLKFEVDPEMKKVLQESTQENDSAENSRLITMQESQKSDKSNLKDKENSSRLCKESENSSKFEDYSLNKRRRLFLKKNESRSGSEIVDSLLDTNYKQNIFNSTLHNRSFSTSLDDLNFHRITHSSDNFDNNTKKGRNKEQLTIDNISKSAISYKDTNNIPYSRPKSIQTLYRRSEDLDLLNEEQVNTENTCMIPRRDKNRKGIGTYTEKHSSILSSLENLPSSVTDTSATAVTSRLTSKEPLKTNVRTLDSLASTTSLSKTSEEEALKFENDLQETRKNLTLCEANRLKRMKFLNMDLSQSESDTEYKIKDSVASEQKRLPKSDILSKNSDCKINQDIVNDSTSASKDRSLIGRTSSLREKFETIIEDVELRPGRQIGTICDPNQKVTQQPPQRPASTPTDTQQCVLTSVQQEIAARRKANISRQDSRLSVKCLIESIENATKQAKAGPGSRSSSTSSLNSIGTNDIMTLKAPLRDQQQINNLICTANTTNNNKTQATIARKPLSETKSTVPVVLSPGELLDSAALNAKAIDFVRRNSVTDLSERKDPLCGLIKNGGSKRNALLKWCQNKTLGYRNIDITNFSSSWNDGLALCAILHSYLPHKVPYDTLTPVEKRRNFSIAFSAAESVGIPTTLNIGEMCQLERPDWQQVMTYVTSIYKHFET
- the LOC114872174 gene encoding cytospin-A-like isoform X2, which gives rise to MEWHGRKPVHIELPNRADRFPSHATPFTFSRTSCCGRSLVTRCTSRLRLILRPARDYWTLKLDTYVQARSGMSVGSGGRAPFKRASATSIPITSKSTKIRSKPETRATSGAGKKRDVVASLFSPKRPANRKVDRLNRHEAKLEEQHKGQQTQQQQPPTQSQQQQQQQQNPLRQAPSASSLEAKNDNPSVGNWSSLGKEASKGNAKGNCNPKGPGKGSRMQELEREIEVLRKERARLESNLQEASCDAQNLHDLRAELASLKEQHSLELERLAEENEALRARLRDVAHSPLSDSEKQQLLLDVSRLHNSAPASIAIPQDEGSTPVGTVPQDSAQCTTPDWDKHSSSSVSEVSVACLQDRILQMEETHYSTNEELQATIQELSDLQAQLTELQADNERLTEEKDVLLESLCRQTEKLEDSRSKVDTLQGLLLREEQPQEPAKGYNTEREQKLVDLLKSAQEERESLLQKQEELTLEVKSLRAAAEVSAAETERLTKCVHLLESSVEAANIERKQLDLELAEARQEGANRSIEISRLATLLENARAKIEELEQSRQVENKSEADELLDAARREKDTLETQAAALQEQLARSHCDHDRLRDQYSQLQEEYKVARNNAKSAIDDLEYRLNQLKDERLSVSTELQLVRDSLAELQAQCQRHLEDKRELKAALNEAQRKEREAQTHQYELERALADERKLRQEEIAEWEQFQTDLLMTVRVANDFKTEAQSELERVVMENKAQRDKLRSLEAQLDKLNKGNTAAPQFKTFGNAAGNSRKPASNILKRGRTIIKRRQESKKGAVRTNVLKAINEPGSRKTDDSKKPNCTIPRENVDSDKELFCSKEPELTDKLISGEEVEFCTSENTIEDNEKTDVFALESIKDTPERCSPMELDNTDGKVSGREICELKRTNSSEFMNGTEDYPKLYIQNTSVPDESIAAKSFLLKNIKGIQNMGQNSYGINISNSRFFVPKDYVYSGVENALDDLKFEVDPEMKKVLQESTQENDSAENSRLITMQESQKSDKSNLKDKENSSRLCKESENSSKFEDYSLNKRRRLFLKKNESRSGSEIVDSLLDTNYKQNIFNSTLHNRSFSTSLDDLNFHRITHSSDNFDNNTKKGRNKEQLTIDNISKSAISYKDTNNIPYSRPKSIQTLYRRSEDLDLLNEEQVNTENTCMIPRRDKNRKGIGTYTEKHSSILSSLENLPSSVTDTSATAVTSRLTSKEPLKTNVRTLDSLASTTSLSKTSEEEALKFENDLQETRKNLTLCEANRLKRMKFLNMDLSQSESDTEYKIKDSVASEQKRLPKSDILSKNSDCKINQDIVNDSTSASKDRSLIGRTSSLREKFETIIEDVELRPGRQIANQKVTQQPPQRPASTPTDTQQCVLTSVQQEIAARRKANISRQDSRLSVKCLIESIENATKQAKAGPGSRSSSTSSLNSIGTNDIMTLKAPLRDQQQINNLICTANTTNNNKTQATIARKPLSETKSTVPVVLSPGELLDSAALNAKAIDFVRRNSVTDLSERKDPLCGLIKNGGSKRNALLKWCQNKTLGYRNIDITNFSSSWNDGLALCAILHSYLPHKVPYDTLTPVEKRRNFSIAFSAAESVGIPTTLNIGEMCQLERPDWQQVMTYVTSIYKHFET
- the LOC114872174 gene encoding cytospin-A-like isoform X4; translation: MLRQLLDAIGGNSARSGMSVGSGGRAPFKRASATSIPITSKSTKIRSKPETRATSGAGKKRDVVASLFSPKRPANRKVDRLNRHEAKLEEQHKGQQTQQQQPPTQSQQQQQQQQNPLRQAPSASSLEAKNDNPSVGNWSSLGKEASKGNAKGNCNPKGPGKGSRMQELEREIEVLRKERARLESNLQEASCDAQNLHDLRAELASLKEQHSLELERLAEENEALRARLRDVAHSPLSDSEKQQLLLDVSRLHNSAPASIAIPQDEGSTPVGTVPQDSAQCTTPDWDKHSSSSVSEVSVACLQDRILQMEETHYSTNEELQATIQELSDLQAQLTELQADNERLTEEKDVLLESLCRQTEKLEDSRSKVDTLQGLLLREEQPQEPAKGYNTEREQKLVDLLKSAQEERESLLQKQEELTLEVKSLRAAAEVSAAETERLTKCVHLLESSVEAANIERKQLDLELAEARQEGANRSIEISRLATLLENARAKIEELEQSRQVENKSEADELLDAARREKDTLETQAAALQEQLARSHCDHDRLRDQYSQLQEEYKVARNNAKSAIDDLEYRLNQLKDERLSVSTELQLVRDSLAELQAQCQRHLEDKRELKAALNEAQRKEREAQTHQYELERALADERKLRQEEIAEWEQFQTDLLMTVRVANDFKTEAQSELERVVMENKAQRDKLRSLEAQLDKLNKGNTAAPQFKTFGNAAGNSRKPASNILKRGRTIIKRRQESKKGAVRTNVLKAINEPGSRKTDDSKKPNCTIPRENVDSDKELFCSKEPELTDKLISGEEVEFCTSENTIEDNEKTDVFALESIKDTPERCSPMELDNTDGKVSGREICELKRTNSSEFMNGTEDYPKLYIQNTSVPDESIAAKSFLLKNIKGIQNMGQNSYGINISNSRFFVPKDYVYSGVENALDDLKFEVDPEMKKVLQESTQENDSAENSRLITMQESQKSDKSNLKDKENSSRLCKESENSSKFEDYSLNKRRRLFLKKNESRSGSEIVDSLLDTNYKQNIFNSTLHNRSFSTSLDDLNFHRITHSSDNFDNNTKKGRNKEQLTIDNISKSAISYKDTNNIPYSRPKSIQTLYRRSEDLDLLNEEQVNTENTCMIPRRDKNRKGIGTYTEKHSSILSSLENLPSSVTDTSATAVTSRLTSKEPLKTNVRTLDSLASTTSLSKTSEEEALKFENDLQETRKNLTLCEANRLKRMKFLNMDLSQSESDTEYKIKDSVASEQKRLPKSDILSKNSDCKINQDIVNDSTSASKDRSLIGRTSSLREKFETIIEDVELRPGRQIGTICDPNQKVTQQPPQRPASTPTDTQQCVLTSVQQEIAARRKANISRQDSRLSVKCLIESIENATKQAKAGPGSRSSSTSSLNSIGTNDIMTLKAPLRDQQQINNLICTANTTNNNKTQATIARKPLSETKSTVPVVLSPGELLDSAALNAKAIDFVRRNSVTDLSERKDPLCGLIKNGGSKRNALLKWCQNKTLGYRNIDITNFSSSWNDGLALCAILHSYLPHKVPYDTLTPVEKRRNFSIAFSAAESVGIPTTLNIGEMCQLERPDWQQVMTYVTSIYKHFET